In Pleurocapsa sp. PCC 7319, the following are encoded in one genomic region:
- a CDS encoding DUF3604 domain-containing protein, with protein sequence MNQRFLRIRKLFITGLCICLLMGNILIPSNSALALSSLPPGEYDFLEKQSSTPLPERDCRFDPNSKCYSPYVERPQQVLWGDTHLHTIYSFDAGAAGTRLGPADAYEFARGNEVITDAGQPVKLSRPLDFLVVTDHSDGLGAFSKFLFNTPTDCGAAQEQVDTWHEMVVAGGNKAVKASSEIIAAFSQGKLPSCLSPSAEEFQTFWQEIIDTAEAHNDPGNFTAVIGYEWTSLLGGNNLHRNIIYRDNGDKANQLVPYTTNQSSNPEYLWNWMQNYEDKTGGDVLAIPHNGNISNGLMFAEIDHNGNPLTENYAQRRQLWEPIYEVTQIKGTSETHPEISPDDEFADFEVAGWDLGNLDMSFPKPSDPEARKAMFEHEYARPALKNGLKFEESLGANPFKFGLAGSTDSHISVSAVEENSFMGKFPNQAPSTERAIEKVGRLGWQYGASGYMGVWATENTRKALFDAMERREVYGTTGPRMVVRFFGGWDFNDSDLDLDLAEVGYDKGVPMGGDLTPIPPEKTPTFLVAALKDSLGANLDRIQIIKGWLDAEGNTHEKIYNVKGSDGRTPRPITGDLPDVGNTVDTETATYTNTIGDKQLETVWTDPDFDPSQRAFYYARVLEIPTPRWTDYDKAFFGDEWCAKPKRPKVCNRIPLTLQERAYTSPIWYSPATVAMEPTSESARSVENVGH encoded by the coding sequence ATGAATCAAAGGTTTTTGCGAATTCGCAAACTGTTTATCACAGGCTTGTGTATTTGTTTACTGATGGGGAACATTCTCATTCCCTCCAACAGTGCTTTAGCATTATCTTCCCTACCCCCTGGAGAGTACGACTTTCTTGAGAAACAATCCTCGACCCCTTTACCTGAAAGAGATTGCCGCTTTGACCCCAATAGTAAGTGTTACTCGCCCTATGTAGAGCGACCCCAACAGGTGTTATGGGGCGATACCCACCTGCACACCATTTATTCCTTTGATGCAGGAGCTGCTGGAACTCGTTTGGGACCTGCAGATGCCTATGAATTTGCTCGGGGCAATGAAGTCATAACCGATGCAGGACAACCCGTGAAGCTTTCTCGCCCCTTAGATTTTTTGGTTGTTACCGATCACTCAGACGGGTTAGGGGCTTTTTCAAAGTTTTTGTTTAATACTCCCACAGATTGCGGTGCCGCTCAAGAGCAGGTTGATACCTGGCATGAGATGGTTGTGGCGGGTGGAAATAAGGCAGTTAAAGCTTCATCAGAAATTATTGCAGCTTTTTCCCAAGGGAAATTACCCTCATGTCTGTCTCCCTCTGCCGAAGAGTTCCAAACTTTCTGGCAGGAAATAATTGATACGGCAGAAGCTCATAACGATCCGGGTAATTTTACCGCAGTGATTGGTTATGAGTGGACCTCGCTGCTGGGTGGCAACAACTTACACCGCAATATCATCTACCGTGATAATGGGGACAAAGCCAACCAACTGGTTCCCTACACCACAAACCAAAGCAGCAATCCAGAATACCTTTGGAACTGGATGCAAAACTATGAGGATAAGACGGGTGGGGATGTGCTAGCAATTCCCCACAATGGCAATATCAGCAACGGTCTGATGTTTGCGGAAATCGATCATAATGGTAATCCCTTGACCGAGAACTATGCCCAACGGCGACAGCTTTGGGAACCCATCTATGAAGTCACCCAGATTAAAGGCACCAGTGAAACTCATCCGGAGATATCTCCGGATGATGAATTTGCTGACTTTGAGGTTGCAGGTTGGGATTTAGGCAACCTAGATATGAGCTTCCCAAAACCCAGTGACCCCGAAGCCCGCAAAGCGATGTTTGAGCATGAGTATGCTCGTCCGGCTCTGAAAAATGGACTGAAATTTGAAGAAAGCCTTGGTGCTAACCCCTTCAAATTTGGTCTGGCGGGTTCTACAGATTCTCATATTTCCGTGTCGGCGGTGGAAGAAAATAGCTTTATGGGTAAATTCCCCAATCAGGCTCCCAGTACTGAACGAGCAATAGAGAAGGTCGGTCGTTTGGGATGGCAGTATGGAGCCTCTGGCTACATGGGGGTTTGGGCTACCGAAAATACCCGTAAGGCTCTATTCGATGCCATGGAGCGACGAGAAGTGTATGGCACCACCGGACCGCGTATGGTTGTTCGCTTCTTTGGCGGTTGGGACTTCAACGACTCGGATTTAGACCTGGATCTGGCTGAAGTGGGCTATGACAAGGGGGTTCCCATGGGTGGCGATCTGACCCCTATTCCGCCAGAAAAAACACCTACCTTCTTGGTGGCTGCCTTAAAAGACTCCTTGGGAGCAAACCTCGATCGCATTCAAATTATCAAAGGTTGGCTGGATGCTGAGGGCAACACCCACGAAAAAATCTATAACGTCAAGGGTTCGGACGGTCGCACCCCTCGTCCTATCACGGGCGATTTACCTGATGTTGGCAACACCGTGGACACCGAAACGGCAACCTATACCAACACTATCGGTGACAAGCAACTGGAAACGGTTTGGACAGACCCTGACTTCGACCCCAGCCAACGGGCGTTTTACTATGCCCGAGTGTTGGAAATTCCCACTCCCCGTTGGACGGACTACGATAAAGCTTTCTTCGGCGATGAGTGGTGTGCCAAACCCAAACGTCCAAAAGTTTGTAATCGTATTCCCCTAACCTTACAAGAGCGGGCGTATACTTCTCCCATCTGGTATTCTCCAGCTACGGTGGCGATGGAACCCACGTCCGAGTCTGCCCGGTCTGTTGAAAATGTGGGTCACTAA
- a CDS encoding HupE/UreJ family protein has translation MNWIRRWLGVILLIVITLGFSPTPAKAHGFQTAYLELREQPSGQINVLWKTPPTFGSGDDGYGPPIDIRPVFPKHCTVAITPEAIATSVSRWTLDCGDKGLAQSTIAFPGLVKNFVEVLLRLEWADGHSQTTLLPSGQETFVIPEKTTVFAVGQTYLKLGVEHILSGIDHLLFVLGLVLIIAPSWRLVKTITAFTLAHSLTLGAATLGFVNVPQAPVEAAIALSILFLASELAHSQMGKPGLTEQYPWLVALTFGLLHGFGFAGALTEVGLPPQDIPPALLFFNVGVEMGQLAFVLMVVALMESLKRFSSQSYPRWSEWVPTYSIGTMASFWCIQRVAAFWG, from the coding sequence ATGAACTGGATACGACGCTGGCTTGGCGTGATTCTCCTGATTGTTATAACTCTGGGATTTTCTCCCACTCCGGCTAAAGCTCATGGCTTTCAAACCGCTTACCTGGAATTAAGAGAACAACCCTCTGGTCAAATCAACGTACTTTGGAAAACCCCACCAACTTTTGGTTCTGGGGATGATGGCTATGGACCGCCAATCGACATTCGCCCAGTTTTCCCCAAACACTGTACTGTGGCGATTACGCCTGAAGCAATTGCCACTTCTGTTTCCCGATGGACGTTGGATTGTGGCGACAAAGGATTGGCTCAATCAACAATTGCTTTTCCTGGACTGGTGAAAAACTTTGTGGAGGTGCTGTTGCGACTGGAGTGGGCAGATGGGCATTCCCAAACGACCCTGTTGCCCAGTGGACAAGAAACCTTCGTCATTCCGGAAAAAACCACTGTATTTGCCGTTGGGCAGACTTACCTCAAACTGGGAGTCGAACACATCTTGAGTGGCATTGACCACTTGCTGTTTGTTTTGGGGCTGGTGTTGATTATTGCCCCCTCTTGGCGTTTGGTGAAGACCATAACTGCCTTTACCCTGGCTCACAGCCTTACCCTGGGGGCAGCGACCTTGGGTTTTGTGAATGTACCTCAAGCGCCTGTGGAAGCTGCGATCGCCCTGAGTATTTTGTTCTTGGCTTCAGAATTAGCGCACAGTCAGATGGGAAAACCGGGACTGACGGAGCAATATCCCTGGCTAGTCGCTCTCACGTTTGGGCTATTACATGGCTTTGGTTTTGCAGGCGCATTGACTGAGGTGGGGTTACCGCCCCAAGACATTCCCCCGGCACTGTTGTTTTTTAATGTTGGGGTGGAGATGGGACAACTAGCCTTTGTGCTGATGGTGGTTGCGTTGATGGAAAGCTTAAAACGATTTAGTTCCCAGAGCTATCCGCGCTGGTCGGAATGGGTGCCTACATACAGTATTGGCACTATGGCATCCTTTTGGTGTATTCAGCGAGTTGCTGCATTTTGGGGATAA
- a CDS encoding peptidyl-prolyl cis-trans isomerase, translated as MQEIVTTPINRETLPSAILVDTDNQPKPPIRILREPLLHFLVLGALLFGLYFWVGSPSMISTSAKQIEVGGPVISSLQATWQLQWGRKPTEQQLQKLVDKYIHDEVLYQEALALGLDDKDIIVRRRLIQKMQFLVENVAGIQEPSDEELQSYLDAHADRYTIPGRFSFQQVYFSQELHSDKPVGHALRDRTDADAENLLTQLQTDPNVVQPKGDRSMLPKTYTLASARTINNTFGGTLATEIAGVTEKGWQGPFHSAYGSHLVNVTEIEPGHPATLVEVRKNVRLDYLRKQKQKLDQQFSEKLRDRYTISIDRDALNQALQEGKS; from the coding sequence ATGCAGGAAATAGTAACAACACCGATCAATCGAGAAACTCTGCCGTCTGCAATCCTGGTTGATACTGACAATCAACCCAAGCCACCGATTCGCATCTTGCGAGAACCATTGCTGCATTTCCTAGTTTTGGGTGCCCTGCTATTTGGGCTGTATTTTTGGGTTGGCAGTCCTTCAATGATATCTACTTCCGCCAAACAAATTGAAGTCGGAGGTCCTGTAATTAGCTCTTTGCAAGCAACTTGGCAGTTGCAGTGGGGCAGAAAGCCAACGGAGCAACAGTTGCAAAAGTTAGTAGATAAGTATATTCACGATGAGGTTTTGTATCAGGAAGCCCTGGCATTGGGGTTAGATGATAAAGATATCATTGTGCGGCGACGACTCATTCAAAAAATGCAGTTTTTGGTGGAAAATGTGGCAGGTATACAGGAGCCGTCGGATGAAGAATTGCAAAGTTATTTAGACGCTCATGCCGATCGCTATACTATTCCCGGACGTTTTAGCTTTCAGCAAGTCTATTTCAGCCAAGAACTACATAGCGATAAGCCCGTAGGGCATGCGCTTCGCGATCGCACTGATGCCGATGCTGAAAATCTTCTGACTCAGCTACAAACCGACCCCAACGTGGTTCAACCCAAGGGCGATCGCTCCATGTTGCCTAAAACCTATACCCTGGCCTCGGCTCGAACCATCAATAACACTTTTGGGGGAACTTTGGCGACTGAGATCGCTGGAGTGACTGAGAAAGGTTGGCAAGGCCCCTTCCATTCTGCTTATGGTAGCCATCTGGTTAACGTCACTGAAATTGAACCCGGCCATCCAGCAACCTTGGTAGAGGTGAGAAAGAATGTGCGTCTGGACTACCTGCGAAAGCAGAAGCAAAAGCTGGATCAACAGTTCTCTGAAAAATTGCGTGATCGCTACACAATCTCGATTGATCGGGATGCCCTAAACCAAGCACTTCAGGAGGGCAAATCATGA
- a CDS encoding GFA family protein, which produces MANLKGECLCGKIRYEYNGATGNLVHCHCSKCRKWHGAAFRSRMVVKQDGYKLIQGEEYLAQYQATPNVILTFHGILGRKKTR; this is translated from the coding sequence TTGGCTAATTTAAAAGGCGAATGTTTATGTGGCAAAATTCGCTATGAATATAACGGTGCAACAGGAAATTTAGTTCACTGTCATTGTTCTAAATGTCGCAAGTGGCACGGAGCAGCGTTTAGAAGTCGTATGGTAGTCAAACAAGATGGCTACAAGCTAATCCAAGGAGAAGAGTATCTGGCTCAATATCAAGCTACACCCAATGTAATTCTGACTTTTCACGGTATCTTGGGTCGAAAAAAAACTAGGTAA